The region CTCTCCCGCAAGCACTGACCGCCCTTCAGACCGCAAACAGACCGAACGCTCGACGGCTGCGACTGGAGCAAGCGGGGCTTTCTGGCTCTCTGTATCGGGACCTGCAGGCACGAATACCGTTGTTTTACCACGCCGCCACCAGCGCTTCCCCGTCACGCTCGAACGCAGTATCGAACTCCCGGCTCCGCCGTCGCATCGTCTCGCGACACCACTGGGCGACCGCGCCGCCGGCCAGATGGACCGCACAGTTCCTGATTTCGACGGGGACCAGCCGAAGCTGCTCCGGCGTCCCGTCCTCGGCGACGGTCAGTTCGAAGAGGAAGCTCCGGTCGTTGCGCAGAGCGTCGTCGACAGCGTAGTCGTCGACGAAGTCGCCGCAGTCGTACATGAGGAGTCCGTTGTCGGCGACCTCGACGGCTTTGAACACGTGAGCGCTGTGGCCGTGGACGACGTCGACACCGCGGTCCAGCAGCCAGTGGCCCACCTCGCGGTGCCGGCCGAACACCTCGGTCGTCATGTTGGGGCCCCAGTGGAGCGAGGCGACGAGCAGGTCGGGGTCGGTCGCCAGCGCGTCGTCGACGGCGGTCGCCAGTTTCCCTCGCTCGGTGGGGTCGTTCAGGTCCAGCGCCGTCCGGGCGACGCCGGGACCGTCGGGACCGGCGGCGTACTCGGGCGTGTTGTCGGTCGCCGAGCAGAACGCCACCGTGAGCTCGCCGACGGTCGCCGTCGCGGGTGCCCGGGCGTCGCGCTCGTCCCGGCCCGCGCCGCTGTGGGCGATGCCGGCCGCCGAGAGCGCGTCGAGGGTGTCCAGCAGCGCCGGCTCCCCGAAGTCGAGCAGGTGGTTGTTCGCCAGCGTGGCCCAGTCGACGCCGGCGGCCGAAAGGGCGGGAACCGCCCAGTCCTGGTCGGCCCGGAAGTGAAAGGGGCGGTGCGTGCGCTGCCAGGGTCGGCCCCGCGTCGACAGCGGGCACTCCAGATTGATGAACAGCGCGTCCAGCGCCCGCAAGCGCGACAGCGCGCCGTCCCAGACGGCATCGACGGCGCGGGTCCGCTGGCGCTCGTCGACGAGGCGCCCGAGCATCACGTCGCCCGTGAAACCGAGCGTGTACGTTATGTGCTACCGTACGCCGCGCAGGCGAAAAGGGGCGTCGGTCAGGAGTCAGGCGCCGTCGGCTGGCGCCTCGTCGAGTGTCTCGCCGTCGAACGAATCGATGCTGTCGTGGACCGCGGCGGTCCACCCGTCCAGAGCCTCGTGCATCAGTTCCCGGGCCTCGTCGAGCGGCGTCGCCGTGTACTGGTAGACGTGGCCGCCGCCGTCGAGCAGACGGCGCTCGCGCCGTGCCAGCCCCTTCTCGCGCAGCGTCGACAGCGAGCGATTGACGTTCGAGCGGTCCCGCTCTAACGCGTTCGCCAACTCCTCGACGGTGGTGGCCGGCGTGGACAGCAGCGTCCGGTAGGTCCGGACTTCGTGGCCCTGGACGCCGAAAACACACGCCATCACTTCCGCGAGGTCCGGTTCGTCAGTGGCCATCAGGTCGCGAAACTGCTCCGGCGAGGGGTCGAGACTCATATGCGAGCGGATAGACGCGCCGGGCGCATAAACGGGGTTGTTACCCCGAACTCACCCGCTCTCCGTGCCGTACCCCTGGCGCTGCAGGCAGCCTCGCATCTCCTCGCGGGACTCGTGTCTGTGTAGCCGGGTCGGCGTATCGCAGTACCAGACCCCGTCGTAGCGCAGTGTCACCTCGTGAGAGGACCCGAGGAACTCGGTGCGGACGACGACGCGCTGGCCGGATTCGAGAGCATCGAGTATGGTCTCGATGTCCGTGTCACCGGCGTCGACGACGAGTGGCTCCATCGGCCGACGGTA is a window of Halomicroarcula saliterrae DNA encoding:
- a CDS encoding CapA family protein — translated: MTYTLGFTGDVMLGRLVDERQRTRAVDAVWDGALSRLRALDALFINLECPLSTRGRPWQRTHRPFHFRADQDWAVPALSAAGVDWATLANNHLLDFGEPALLDTLDALSAAGIAHSGAGRDERDARAPATATVGELTVAFCSATDNTPEYAAGPDGPGVARTALDLNDPTERGKLATAVDDALATDPDLLVASLHWGPNMTTEVFGRHREVGHWLLDRGVDVVHGHSAHVFKAVEVADNGLLMYDCGDFVDDYAVDDALRNDRSFLFELTVAEDGTPEQLRLVPVEIRNCAVHLAGGAVAQWCRETMRRRSREFDTAFERDGEALVAAW
- a CDS encoding helix-turn-helix domain-containing protein; its protein translation is MSLDPSPEQFRDLMATDEPDLAEVMACVFGVQGHEVRTYRTLLSTPATTVEELANALERDRSNVNRSLSTLREKGLARRERRLLDGGGHVYQYTATPLDEARELMHEALDGWTAAVHDSIDSFDGETLDEAPADGA